ttctgttccaatatttaccgattatgtgtcctcaattataggagttttgagttcttgttcacttacagcttttattagttcggtatattcctcttctggctctttttcgtgctcattagtggcgagacattctgcattattactctgatttttaagcggcacatactcaaaagttttgtttatcttattaaagtcatgaagcattacatcaaaaagatctcccggagtagagatttccgggtctaaactatttttgggaggggttacaattttgctaggttcggattcagagtcagactcggattcagactctaattcttcgtacatcggaccctctcccgcagatatcttgaacttcatcccacgagcattagtccatttgaaagtcttgcgccaccctcgttgtatttgttcatcttttgagggtgatggagcgatcaatttagtaggatcgaacacttcatcttggagagctaatgccataatttctgtttctttcttcgctcttttcttttctaacccaaacaatagcccgaaagcgtgtgagttggggagcgtttttggtatagcatggttctttggggcgagtggcctttgagaacgtaaagggtcgtgtcccagagcttgcatctcttgggtttgtgcgacctctaggtatagatgttcgggatatgcttcttccatcgtgttccttgatggctatcacgggcaagtactcaggggccctgcattattgttgtggagtaggagacacattagtttgtttcgtgagtcggttttttttagacattctatgactacccttaagtcggactagtatatttggactgttatgtgtgcactttgaactctttatgtttttgaaaatctctgcccgtgtgacattcatgattatttgcatggtcgacttttagtgtcgagcattgccgtcgtaggaggcctaacaacgacgcaaagagttatcaatttttcgcgagtcgcttttgaaatcaagtgcttttcttacgccctcgtagcaattctttttatgaatatttttttttgctacgtattttcctttcgtgcgggcaccgaagctgctgcgcctgaccagaaggccaagcagcaacttcagcgcccagcgaggggcgtgagaatttatggcgcccagccaggggcgttgaaaatgcgtccctcgctggttctcgttttctgtcttctgtttatgcgacttcgatttgcgtgcttgcctaataacgtcctttacgcgtggcagcgtttgtgggattcgttacaggccatcccgagcgtcgcttattttgtggcgatcattcgggtttgcggaacacgtgtttcggtataactctttggcaaattagtctatgaatgtttgggcagtttttaaggtcgttggttttctaggatagtttgtcacacacaatcacatatttcgctacacataactacattacaaacatggatttgaaaattaaatatgccacgtagtttatgataggcttctatgggtagtttatttgcgcctggcttggtaccgcttctatcgtagatccaacacatgcgccggtcgaggtagtgtcttcaacagacgaatttcgctcaagaggccaacccgcaagtgcaagccaagggggcatgcaggcgagagggacctaatgggcgagcgattgggttcgggataggtgtactacctgcacaagtaccaagtgggaaacatgcgcggcgtatgcacccccctattggcgaaaaaaggtatccttagtcccaactcccgagggagccgagattcgttatgcggttctgcccgttcacaataatatgctgattttcaggtcgtcccaacttgatggggaaataaacgcggggtaggatcgtttcacccttcgactattttgattacctacaagcacgagtatttccttcactatccccagtggagtcgccactgtgagggggtcgaaaaagcacgaggctaatgcgtgaccttgtccctcgtgggtgtgacgattctttttattcaatcaagtgtaattggatttcctgtgagtatacacccaattgactagtaatataggagtcgtcattcagtttttaacgacaatgagaaaaactgacaaaacccggttatcgtgacataaagggagtgcaattatgtttgaccacgacggccgtaggttcccttgtgatccctggtgtggggatctctcaatatacacccgtaaggtagagattgagggttcgggggactgtaactaccgagaggagtacttcgctcgtcgataactccagaggcaggatatccttactagctcagcataaataattgaagggacatgcgttaactattaaactaatctgagttgattttagcaatatgcaacatataatactaattcgatcgtgattatctgatttaaatagcattaagggacctagcatgataatccgatttcccaaaaatattatatttgttaggcgtgatagaacaatcagattaggttagtttaacagttcataaaaagggcgaggaaagcagttaaatcatcgaaaagcactagtagaaaaaacccttgttgcagcccccttgttgcagcgtacatgtattaatacgcttcaacaagcaATAGGTCAatgcgggtcaaaccctttaaagggttattgcagcgtacaaattaattgcccctgcaaaagagctttttgcagcgtatatattaaaagccccctgcaatagctagatactgttgcagcgtacatgttattGTACCCTGCAACAAATCCGTGTAACAAAATTTGTTTGCtggaataatattattgttgaataattaattcatttaactaaaatatctaTCTCAAAATTTTAGAGTTCCCCGCGCTCAACTCCAAGCTTCTTCCCTCAGTTTTCAATTCCTTGTGTCGCCGACGAACTCAGAGCTTGCTCGGTcttgcgtcgccgtcgaactcatcTTGCTCGGATCCGCCGTCACTCTCCTCGCCGGTGAGTGTCTTTTCTCGCCTCCTCCCCCCGTCGCGTCCTGTACCTTCTCCGCGCTGAACCACGACTGACATAGTCGCTGAAAACTCAGCTAGCTCGGCCGGTGGTTCTAAGAAAGAACGGTCTGTTCTCCGGTGCTTGCTCGGCCGTCACTCCTCGCCACAACGAGTAATTATCTTCCTGTCcccttttgattttcgtttttagaattaggatttgtacaattctgtttttgtttttttgtttttttggctAGTTCTTCAATTCGTTCTTTGCACTTAATTTGTGAAGATCGTACTGCCTGCAGGAATCTATCATCGTGCTTGTTTAGATTTAACAACTGCATTAAGGTATTGATTTATCTAATTATCTTCATGAAGTTTCTCtttttcctcttttgaaagtCTGAGGCCTGCTCATAGGAATTCATAATTTCTGTATCTTTGGTAATTGAAAAGTTCAATTTTTGGCATTATTTAGGAATTATAGATAAATTACAAGTTGGTATGTAATTTGAATGCAATTTGAAGTAAATTTGAAGCTTTGATTCTGGAACTCTTCTTTTCTAATCAcctttttggtttttcttttgtttgtatTATCTGATAATTTAATTGTAAAGTCAATGAAAATGCTTGCTGGAATATCTATAACCCTTTTGGATTAAATTGATTGACTTAATGGCAATACGCTGACACTTAACTGACGTTTTATAATTTTGATACCAATTGAACATGCAGGAGTTTGAGCAGTTtcttattttgtgattttttgaaAGTGCAGGCTTCTATTTTGCTGTTGACACCAGCATTTGCAAGGCTTATTTTGCGACTTAATCTTCAGCCTCCTGAATTTGTTACTGGTAATTATTATTTTGAGTTGGTCTTATGAAGTATTACATTTACATTTACTCTCTTTCGCCTAGTTACAATCAGATCTTTCTGTTCTTTTAGATTTTGAGTTAGCCCTCCCTAGTCAAATTCTATTCTGCTATGGTTCCAGCTAGCCTCTTGCTTGTAGCCTTGTAGGGGATAAGAAAAGGTAGAGTTCcccaaaaaccattcgcaaAATAATCGATTTCTTTGCCTGGAAGTCTACGATTACTCATTGGCACCAACTTTGCGTCTGCTGGTTCGGGTTACGCCGAGAGAACAACCAGCTTATATGTAAAGTTTCAATCTTTCCATGCAAAACCTTGTTAACTCATAAAACTTAACTTGAATGTTAAAGACTAACTTTGTTGGGTTTGCAACTACAGAGGGCGGTATCTCTTACGCAACAGTTGGGGTACTACAAGGAGTACCAGAGTAAGGTGACAAAATTGGTGGGGATTGAGAAAGCAAAAGGGATGTTCTCAGCTGGAATTCATCTTCTCGGTGCTGGAAATAGTGATTATCTTCAGAATTACAACATCAATACTTATATCTACAGACAGTATACACCTGATCAGTTTGCTGATCTTCTTATGACCTCCTTCTCTAACTTTGTCCaggtctctctctctctctcctaaatcTCCTCATTTCACAATTTAAATGCGTACTGAAATTAGATAAGGAATTTTAAATCCACTTCTCTAACTTTGTCCAGGCCATATCCATCTGTTTTTTCTAACTCTGAAGCACTGTTACTGTTAGTTATCATTATTTAATAGCTGCTGATAATACTCTGCTCTCCTACAACAACTGCACCTCCCTCAACTTCATTATCTTCTTCATCATCAATAACCAAACTCTGTCTTCTTGAATTGCCCCTGCTCCTTCCAAACATCACAACATCATCTTCTTCAACCCCATCCAGATTATCACTCATTTCGAATTCTAAGCAAAGATACAAACAAAATGAATTGTTAATAAACTGAAAAGCTGAATCCATACTACAGTTTTTCTTAGGTTGTATTGGTAATAAGTAAAGAAACTTTGAGCTTAGCACAAAGTATATACTAGGAAGTATAATTGAAGTGTTTGACTGATGATTGAAGTGTTAGAGTGTCAATTGTTCCAAATTAAAACGTTACTTATTTGCAGATGCAACTGAATTTGAAGTAATTACCAATTGGTTGATTTTGATGGAAATGGTTGATAGTTCTTGGAAAATTGGATTACTTTACAATAATTGTGTTTGGACAATGATAGCTTTCAGTTACGGATATGAATTTGCGGAAGCCACTTCCAAAGAAATGTGTAGATGTGATTGATACTTTCTTGGAAATGAGGGAATGTAATTctgttctaaaattattgaaACTTTACTTTTTGAGGAAAATCAAGTACTTTTACTCTGTAGTTTGAGTTTTGATCCTTCTGTTAGAAGCAGCTTCTCTGTCTGTGTCCCTAAAcaaatacattttaatataaacttTACTTTTTGAGGAAAAACAAAGTCTGATTTGTGATAGTATTATACTATTAGTATTCAATTTGGTTCATTTTTTACTCTATTGATATAGCTTTTGTGATTTGATGCCTATCACATAAGATATTGCCCTGCCTTTTCTTGTACCTACTCTGTGAGTTCTTCTGTATATCTGTGAAGGAGAGATTTATATTTGCTCGTTGTCATTGTGCAGTTCTTTAAGCGCTCGGTGGATCAGTATGAGAGTGACTTGCAGTTTGTGGTCCAATCTCTTTTACTTTCTATGGATGTAAACGAGCTTCAGCTTGTTAAATCTGGTCTATTCTATGGAAATTGTATTCGTTATGCTTTGGTGAAGCTTCTCAGATCGTCGGGCTACAATGCTGCAGTATGTGCTTCAAAATGGCAAGGTTGTAACAAGGTGCCTGGAGGTATAATCGCTTCCTGAAAATCTCATTCAATAACATTTTTTTGCATATTCTAAATTCTCGGGTTTATCCAATTCTCATACTTcctcaaaacaaaaataacttaATCAGATATAAATTATGGCC
This genomic stretch from Spinacia oleracea cultivar Varoflay chromosome 3, BTI_SOV_V1, whole genome shotgun sequence harbors:
- the LOC130470130 gene encoding uncharacterized protein, yielding MQNLRAVSLTQQLGYYKEYQSKVTKLVGIEKAKGMFSAGIHLLGAGNSDYLQNYNINTYIYRQYTPDQFADLLMTSFSNFVQFFKRSVDQYESDLQFVVQSLLLSMDVNELQLVKSGLFYGNCIRYALVKLLRSSGYNAAVHPEKYLDSLQSSSTVAQIVEIDEVPKLTFGCTDFIESLSQLNRLWIILCFIGRQYVAVLKESFRVTYFKLQVLH